The Sphingomonas sp. So64.6b genome includes a region encoding these proteins:
- a CDS encoding VOC family protein, protein MQQQISVITIGVADLARSRHFYVDGFGWAPVFENEEIIFYQMNGLMLGTWLQPALEADMKRPGLCRPGAFAMAHNVPRQQDVQPLIDRLGRAGGMILRRGDAPEHGGFRGYVADPDEHAWEIAWNPAWSIDERGMVTFGL, encoded by the coding sequence ATGCAGCAACAGATTTCCGTCATCACCATCGGCGTCGCCGATCTCGCCCGTTCGCGACATTTCTATGTCGATGGGTTCGGCTGGGCACCCGTGTTCGAGAATGAAGAGATCATCTTCTACCAGATGAATGGCTTGATGCTCGGTACGTGGCTCCAACCGGCACTCGAGGCGGATATGAAGCGACCCGGTTTATGCCGGCCGGGAGCGTTCGCGATGGCGCATAACGTACCTCGGCAGCAAGATGTTCAGCCGTTGATCGATCGGTTGGGTCGGGCGGGTGGAATGATCCTGCGGCGCGGCGATGCGCCCGAACATGGCGGGTTTCGCGGCTATGTCGCGGACCCCGACGAGCATGCCTGGGAGATCGCATGGAACCCTGCCTGGTCGATCGACGAACGCGGCATGGTGACGTTCGGGTTATAG
- a CDS encoding folate-binding protein: MSETTPTMLDDRALIRIAGEDVRSFLQGLVSADTMGPLPAWSGLLTAQGKALFDFLLWADGDDLLIDCEADQADALARRLSLYRLRRAITITRDDSLAVHWSRNTRSGVPDPRLAELGHRWLAPPAAPASGWHAHRLSLGVTEGQAELGSDKTLWLECNARELNGVSFTKGCYVGQENTARMHHRSKVNRRLVVTPLGEPGERTRICYPEFGLMVEHRRVEALGDAIIPGWLAAAL; the protein is encoded by the coding sequence ATGAGCGAAACCACCCCGACGATGCTGGACGACCGTGCGCTGATCCGTATCGCCGGCGAGGATGTTCGCAGTTTCCTGCAGGGGCTTGTCAGCGCGGACACGATGGGGCCATTGCCGGCCTGGTCGGGCCTGCTCACCGCGCAGGGCAAGGCGCTGTTCGATTTTCTGCTCTGGGCGGATGGCGACGACCTGTTGATCGACTGCGAAGCGGATCAGGCCGATGCGCTTGCCCGACGGCTGTCACTCTATCGCCTGCGCCGGGCGATCACGATCACACGCGACGATAGCCTGGCGGTCCATTGGTCGCGCAACACCCGTTCAGGCGTGCCTGACCCGCGCCTCGCCGAGCTCGGCCATCGCTGGCTCGCACCGCCAGCCGCACCAGCAAGCGGCTGGCACGCGCATCGCCTGTCGCTTGGCGTGACCGAGGGACAGGCCGAACTGGGCAGCGACAAGACCTTGTGGCTCGAATGCAATGCGCGTGAGCTGAACGGCGTCAGCTTCACCAAGGGTTGTTATGTCGGTCAGGAGAATACCGCGCGCATGCACCACCGGTCGAAGGTCAACCGTCGCCTGGTCGTCACCCCGCTCGGCGAGCCCGGCGAGCGGACACGAATTTGCTATCCCGAGTTCGGGCTGATGGTCGAACACCGCCGGGTCGAAGCGCTTGGCGACGCCATCATACCCGGCTGGCTCGCTGCCGCGCTATAG
- a CDS encoding dihydroorotase, with protein MAKFDLMLTNGTVHLPAGPVQASIGVRDGKIVELGAPDRPDGDAGETIDCTGLDILPGVIDTQVHFREPGLVHKEDLESGSRAAVLGGVTAVFEMPNTKPNTDSAEAIEDKLTRAHHRMWCDHAFYVGATNHNAASLAELERMPGTAGVKIFMGASTGDLLVAEDSSLAEVLASGHRRVAIHAEDEARMNARVNERVAGDASSHPVWRDDESALLATRRILNLARAARRRIHVLHVTTPAELELLGQNKDIASCEVTPQHLTLAGEEAYPRLGTWAQMNPPIRSGVHRDGLWHWLNQGVPDILGSDHAPHTREEKAKPYPDSPSGMPGVQTMLALMLDHVAHGRTTLQRVIDLTSAGPQRVFNIIGKGRIAAGYDADFSIVDLKARWTITDDWLASRCGWSPFTGMELTGRPIGTIVRGRRAMWDGALAAAAIGEPIRFEAVEFG; from the coding sequence ATGGCCAAGTTCGACCTGATGCTGACCAATGGCACCGTTCATTTGCCCGCCGGACCGGTACAGGCGAGCATAGGCGTGCGCGACGGCAAGATCGTCGAGCTCGGCGCGCCTGATCGACCGGATGGCGACGCGGGCGAGACGATCGATTGTACCGGCCTCGATATCCTGCCCGGGGTGATCGACACCCAGGTCCATTTCCGCGAACCCGGGCTGGTTCATAAGGAAGATCTGGAAAGCGGCAGCCGCGCGGCGGTGCTCGGCGGCGTCACCGCGGTGTTCGAGATGCCCAACACCAAACCCAATACCGACAGCGCCGAGGCGATCGAAGACAAGCTGACGCGCGCGCATCACCGCATGTGGTGCGATCACGCTTTCTACGTCGGCGCGACCAATCATAATGCGGCGAGCCTCGCCGAGCTGGAGCGCATGCCGGGTACGGCGGGCGTGAAGATCTTCATGGGCGCATCGACCGGCGATCTGCTGGTGGCGGAGGATTCTTCACTCGCCGAGGTGCTGGCATCGGGGCATCGCCGGGTCGCGATCCATGCCGAAGACGAAGCGCGGATGAATGCCCGCGTGAACGAGCGGGTGGCGGGCGATGCGTCGTCGCATCCCGTGTGGCGCGATGACGAAAGCGCCCTGCTTGCCACGCGGCGCATCCTGAACCTCGCGCGCGCGGCACGGCGACGTATCCATGTGTTGCATGTAACCACGCCGGCGGAACTGGAACTGCTCGGCCAGAACAAGGATATCGCGAGTTGCGAGGTGACGCCGCAGCATCTGACTCTGGCGGGCGAAGAAGCCTATCCCCGGCTCGGCACCTGGGCACAGATGAACCCGCCGATCCGCTCCGGCGTGCATCGCGACGGACTGTGGCACTGGCTCAACCAGGGCGTGCCCGACATTCTCGGTTCCGATCATGCGCCGCATACGCGTGAGGAAAAGGCCAAGCCCTATCCCGACAGCCCCAGCGGCATGCCCGGCGTCCAGACGATGCTGGCGTTGATGCTCGATCATGTCGCGCATGGCCGCACGACGTTACAGCGGGTGATCGATCTCACCAGCGCCGGACCGCAGCGTGTCTTCAATATCATTGGCAAGGGCCGGATCGCCGCCGGCTATGACGCGGATTTCTCGATCGTCGACCTGAAGGCGCGCTGGACGATCACCGACGATTGGCTTGCGTCACGATGCGGCTGGTCGCCCTTCACGGGCATGGAATTGACTGGCCGGCCGATCGGCACGATCGTGCGCGGCCGCCGGGCGATGTGGGACGGCGCGCTGGCCGCAGCGGCGATCGGCGAGCCGATCCGGTTCGAGGCGGTCGAGTTCGGATAG
- a CDS encoding NADAR family protein, whose protein sequence is MGEALWGSRLSPADLPDPAHFATFSPFIRGVFSQWHATPFTVGEHRFVTAEQWMMFAKAILFDDVQRAKAIMATVDPAQQKRYGQLVEGFRQDVWDEWKIAIVYTGNLEKFRQNLGAGRQLKATASAMLVEANARDWIWGAGLGMDDPAVRNPAEWRGANLLGRILTKVRADVDET, encoded by the coding sequence ATGGGCGAGGCATTATGGGGGAGCAGGCTTTCACCGGCCGATCTTCCTGATCCAGCGCATTTCGCTACATTTTCGCCCTTCATCCGGGGCGTCTTCAGCCAGTGGCACGCGACTCCCTTTACGGTCGGAGAGCACCGGTTTGTGACCGCGGAGCAATGGATGATGTTCGCCAAGGCAATATTGTTCGACGACGTACAACGCGCGAAAGCGATAATGGCGACCGTCGATCCAGCACAGCAGAAACGGTACGGCCAATTGGTCGAAGGGTTTCGGCAGGATGTCTGGGACGAATGGAAAATTGCTATCGTCTACACCGGCAATCTCGAGAAATTCCGGCAGAACCTCGGTGCCGGGCGTCAACTCAAAGCTACTGCTTCCGCCATGCTTGTTGAAGCAAATGCCCGAGATTGGATTTGGGGCGCCGGATTGGGGATGGACGACCCAGCGGTGCGCAATCCCGCCGAGTGGCGCGGGGCGAATTTACTTGGGCGTATTCTCACCAAGGTTCGAGCCGACGTCGACGAAACCTGA
- a CDS encoding DoxX family protein produces MSQGAERARTALRWLLAAAYLIAGIAHLRSPQAFLAITPDWVPFPQEMILLTGICEIAGALALLTAKLRWIAGMMLAAYAVCVYPANIKHAIDSVEIGGKTLGLWYHIPRLAFQPVIIWWALFAGRVIDWPFRQRAYPERV; encoded by the coding sequence CTGTCGCAGGGTGCTGAACGCGCTCGAACGGCTCTTCGCTGGCTGCTGGCCGCCGCATATCTGATCGCCGGCATCGCGCATCTGCGATCGCCCCAGGCGTTCCTGGCGATCACCCCGGACTGGGTTCCGTTTCCGCAAGAGATGATCCTGCTCACCGGGATATGCGAGATCGCCGGCGCGCTCGCCTTGCTGACCGCGAAGCTGCGCTGGATCGCGGGCATGATGCTCGCCGCCTATGCGGTGTGCGTGTACCCCGCCAATATCAAACATGCGATCGACAGCGTCGAGATCGGCGGCAAGACGCTCGGCTTATGGTACCATATCCCGCGTCTTGCGTTTCAGCCGGTAATCATCTGGTGGGCACTGTTCGCCGGCCGGGTGATCGACTGGCCGTTCCGGCAGCGCGCTTATCCGGAAAGGGTATGA
- a CDS encoding DUF1134 domain-containing protein, giving the protein MRKFISTIIAATLMLGTGPAGFAQVRTIDPNQAIDSDLSRPSAQPQDAPVPLDQAPAYPEYTPPADPNSANPQAQYSSPQNSAPQYNAQQSDMPQSDMPRSADPAQDANRASAEAEVATATTFKREELLVAAEHTFGKGSAGLAGMLEKLLKEQGEPNAYIAGSEASGAIVVGLRYGKGELFHKVEGQQKVYWTGPSIGFDLGGDGNKVFALVYNLHDSEDLYKRFPAGEGRLYFVGGLAATYLRRGNIVVIPIRLGVGWRQGVNVGYMKFSHKSKWFPL; this is encoded by the coding sequence ATGCGCAAGTTTATTTCGACGATCATTGCAGCGACGCTGATGCTGGGTACCGGGCCTGCGGGATTCGCGCAGGTCCGCACGATTGATCCCAATCAGGCGATCGATTCCGATTTGTCCCGCCCGTCCGCGCAACCGCAGGACGCGCCGGTCCCGCTCGACCAGGCGCCAGCCTATCCGGAATATACCCCGCCCGCCGATCCAAATTCGGCCAATCCTCAGGCGCAGTATAGTTCGCCCCAGAACAGCGCGCCCCAGTATAATGCGCAGCAATCCGACATGCCGCAGTCCGACATGCCCCGCTCCGCGGATCCGGCACAGGACGCCAATCGGGCGAGCGCCGAAGCGGAGGTTGCAACTGCCACTACTTTCAAGCGTGAAGAATTGCTGGTCGCCGCCGAGCACACCTTCGGCAAGGGCTCCGCGGGTCTCGCCGGGATGCTCGAAAAGCTGCTCAAGGAACAGGGCGAACCCAACGCTTATATCGCCGGCAGCGAAGCATCCGGCGCGATCGTCGTCGGCCTGCGCTATGGCAAGGGCGAGCTCTTCCATAAGGTCGAGGGGCAGCAAAAAGTCTATTGGACCGGACCGTCGATCGGCTTCGATCTGGGCGGCGACGGCAACAAGGTCTTCGCGCTGGTCTACAATCTCCATGACTCGGAAGATCTCTACAAGCGCTTCCCCGCAGGCGAGGGTCGGCTCTACTTCGTCGGTGGTCTTGCCGCGACCTATCTGCGGCGCGGCAATATCGTCGTCATCCCGATCCGTCTGGGCGTCGGGTGGCGCCAGGGCGTCAATGTCGGCTATATGAAATTCAGCCACAAATCGAAGTGGTTCCCGCTGTAA
- a CDS encoding transposase, with translation MRQAGRIVSVAVTIAVGVNSDGRREVLDDWIRMIHTRSNPLNAGTEHLDWQSHATK, from the coding sequence GTGCGCCAGGCCGGCCGCATCGTCTCGGTCGCGGTGACCATCGCGGTCGGCGTCAACAGCGACGGCAGGCGGGAGGTGCTCGATGATTGGATCAGGATGATTCACACCCGATCCAACCCCTTAAATGCCGGGACTGAACATCTGGACTGGCAGTCCCACGCCACAAAGTGA
- a CDS encoding amidohydrolase family protein: MDGGRQLLRPLDDNTRETDMLGDTAIEGRAYKRIATEEAFCPPELLERYRRLLADNAVDDIGFNGMWGFYANSSSDRCQFIRDHLTDVGDVRLSHMDEAGIDFAVLALTSPGVQVMTTADGTAFATYANDWLADAIARNPDRFDGLAACAPQDPVAAAKEIERGVTKLGLKGVIVNSHIQHEYLDDQKFWAVFEAAEALDVPIYLHPNSPSDGLIKPMLGRGLDGAIWGFSVETGLHVLRIIVAGVFDRFPKLQLVLGHVGESLPFTLYRLDYMHRASAASGRYEGMPALKRSISDYLRDNVHYTNSGVAWDPPIRFLQETMGVDRVMYAMDYPYQYSVEEVARLDAMTIEPAAKKAFFEDNARKLFKLAI, from the coding sequence ATGGACGGCGGCCGCCAGTTGCTCAGGCCGCTTGACGACAACACAAGGGAGACGGACATGCTGGGAGATACTGCGATCGAAGGACGCGCCTATAAGCGGATCGCGACCGAAGAAGCTTTTTGCCCGCCAGAATTGTTGGAGCGCTATCGTCGTCTGCTTGCTGACAATGCAGTGGACGACATTGGCTTTAACGGCATGTGGGGTTTCTACGCCAATTCCAGCAGCGACCGTTGCCAATTCATCCGCGATCACCTGACCGATGTCGGCGACGTGCGCCTGTCTCATATGGATGAGGCGGGGATCGACTTCGCCGTGCTCGCGCTCACTTCACCAGGCGTGCAGGTCATGACGACGGCGGACGGGACCGCCTTCGCCACCTATGCCAACGACTGGCTGGCCGATGCGATCGCGCGCAATCCCGACCGGTTTGACGGCCTGGCCGCCTGCGCTCCGCAGGACCCCGTGGCAGCCGCGAAGGAGATCGAGCGCGGCGTCACGAAGCTGGGTCTCAAGGGCGTGATCGTCAACTCGCACATCCAGCACGAATATCTCGACGACCAGAAGTTCTGGGCCGTGTTCGAGGCGGCCGAGGCGCTCGATGTTCCCATCTACCTTCATCCCAACTCGCCGAGCGATGGACTTATCAAGCCCATGCTCGGCCGCGGTCTCGACGGCGCGATTTGGGGATTCAGCGTCGAAACCGGGCTGCACGTATTGCGCATCATCGTGGCCGGCGTGTTTGATCGTTTCCCGAAGCTGCAACTGGTGCTCGGCCATGTCGGAGAGTCGCTGCCATTCACGCTATACCGGCTCGATTACATGCACCGTGCCAGTGCCGCATCGGGCCGCTACGAAGGCATGCCGGCGCTCAAGCGCTCGATTTCCGACTATCTGCGAGACAATGTCCATTACACTAATAGCGGCGTGGCATGGGATCCTCCGATCCGTTTCCTCCAGGAAACGATGGGCGTCGACCGGGTGATGTACGCGATGGACTATCCATACCAATACAGCGTGGAAGAAGTCGCCCGGCTCGACGCGATGACGATCGAACCCGCCGCGAAAAAGGCATTTTTTGAGGACAATGCGCGCAAACTCTTCAAGCTGGCGATCTGA
- a CDS encoding heme-binding protein: MTVISLEQANAIVAAALAKGAELQLNPLSVAVLDPGGHLVTFARDDGASTMRPQIACGKAGGALALGTSSRIIATMAAERPAFVAALGGLSQHGVIPAAGGLIVTDAAGAVLGAVGVTGDTSDNDEECAMAGVVAAGLVARI, translated from the coding sequence ATGACCGTCATCTCCCTGGAGCAGGCAAATGCAATCGTCGCAGCAGCGCTCGCAAAGGGTGCCGAGTTGCAACTCAATCCGCTGAGCGTCGCCGTGCTTGATCCCGGCGGGCATCTCGTCACTTTCGCGCGCGATGACGGCGCATCGACGATGCGACCGCAGATCGCGTGTGGCAAGGCGGGCGGCGCACTCGCACTCGGCACGTCCTCGCGAATCATCGCCACGATGGCGGCAGAGCGTCCTGCCTTCGTCGCGGCGCTCGGCGGGTTGTCACAACATGGCGTAATCCCCGCGGCCGGCGGCTTGATCGTCACCGATGCCGCAGGCGCGGTGCTGGGCGCAGTTGGCGTGACCGGTGACACGTCGGACAATGACGAAGAATGCGCGATGGCGGGAGTCGTTGCGGCCGGACTGGTCGCACGAATCTAG
- a CDS encoding FAD-dependent oxidoreductase, whose amino-acid sequence MDTGKIRSGASTPEMLLEAARETPVVARVEVLVVGAGAGGYPAAIRAARNGAEVMVIERNTVVGGTGPMAFVTEFLSCENISGILRELQQRLAACDAGPSEFLPEYFNLAYDPEMMKLAVLDMLVEAGVSILLGTQVVDVVMDGRTVRGVIVENKSGRQAILADVVIDASGDADVAARAGVAMHPPADPQPMMMLCRMGGVDWQRMQGHARANPDDFSKLWGTPANALDGAQYVHLTGWKSLVEEGKREGALPGAFGHHISIFGATSANLRNGIGYVYAVQVLGRDPTDAADLSGAEIEGRRRARDFLPFLRRIPGMEDAFLIDMAPQIGVRDSRRIVGDYTLNRDDIFDGAVFDDEIALKVHRGPNVKGWVRHKPDGSEGGKGHDLAELPIEVALLGIPYRCLLPAEVENLLVAGKTVSFDAEAHQRVRLMPECIAMGEAAGTAAAVAVRDGVSPRTVDVGEVRRLLVEGGMNLDRLQVRLKEVRQTLADRGLNVVMA is encoded by the coding sequence ATGGATACAGGCAAGATTCGGTCCGGTGCAAGTACGCCGGAAATGCTTTTGGAGGCAGCGCGCGAGACGCCCGTGGTCGCCCGGGTCGAGGTGCTCGTGGTCGGCGCGGGAGCGGGCGGCTACCCAGCGGCCATCCGTGCTGCGCGCAACGGCGCCGAAGTGATGGTGATCGAACGAAACACGGTGGTCGGTGGCACCGGCCCGATGGCGTTCGTGACCGAATTCCTCAGCTGCGAGAATATCAGCGGCATCCTGCGCGAACTGCAGCAGCGGCTGGCGGCCTGCGACGCCGGGCCGTCCGAGTTTTTGCCCGAATATTTCAACCTCGCCTATGATCCAGAGATGATGAAGCTGGCGGTGCTCGACATGCTGGTCGAGGCCGGCGTCAGCATCCTGCTCGGCACACAGGTCGTCGACGTCGTGATGGACGGCCGCACGGTGCGCGGCGTGATCGTCGAGAACAAGTCCGGCCGGCAGGCTATCCTCGCCGATGTGGTGATCGACGCCAGCGGCGACGCGGACGTCGCGGCGCGTGCCGGGGTCGCAATGCATCCGCCGGCTGATCCGCAGCCGATGATGATGCTGTGCCGCATGGGTGGTGTCGACTGGCAGCGGATGCAGGGCCATGCTCGCGCCAATCCTGACGACTTCTCCAAGCTATGGGGCACGCCGGCCAATGCGCTGGACGGGGCGCAGTATGTCCACCTGACAGGCTGGAAATCGCTGGTCGAGGAAGGGAAGCGCGAGGGCGCCCTGCCCGGTGCGTTTGGCCATCACATTTCGATCTTCGGCGCGACATCCGCCAACCTGCGCAACGGAATCGGCTATGTCTATGCGGTGCAAGTGCTCGGTCGCGATCCGACCGACGCTGCCGACCTGTCCGGCGCAGAAATCGAGGGGCGCCGCCGCGCGCGCGACTTTCTGCCGTTTCTGCGACGCATCCCGGGCATGGAAGATGCCTTCCTGATCGACATGGCGCCGCAGATCGGTGTGCGCGACAGTCGCCGCATCGTCGGCGACTATACGCTCAATCGCGACGACATCTTTGATGGCGCGGTGTTCGACGACGAAATTGCGCTCAAGGTTCATCGGGGACCCAATGTGAAAGGCTGGGTCCGCCACAAGCCCGATGGCAGCGAGGGCGGCAAAGGCCATGATCTCGCCGAACTGCCAATCGAGGTTGCATTGCTCGGCATTCCCTATCGCTGCCTGTTGCCCGCGGAGGTGGAAAATCTGCTTGTCGCCGGCAAGACCGTGTCGTTCGATGCCGAAGCGCACCAGCGCGTGCGGCTGATGCCCGAATGCATCGCAATGGGCGAGGCGGCGGGCACCGCCGCGGCGGTGGCGGTACGCGATGGCGTATCCCCTCGCACCGTAGACGTCGGCGAGGTGCGCCGGCTGCTGGTTGAAGGCGGCATGAACCTCGATCGCTTGCAGGTGCGCCTGAAAGAGGTTCGCCAAACGCTCGCCGACCGCGGCCTCAATGTCGTGATGGCCTGA
- a CDS encoding Rieske 2Fe-2S domain-containing protein produces MLSKVDNELLTRVGPGTPMGEMMREYWFPVVRSAKLEPGGAPERVRLLGENFVAFRSPDGSVGFIDEACPHRCASMALARNEDGGLRCIFHGWKVDATGRVADCPTEPEARRDLFASKVPTRRYHAREMAGMLWVHIGRHETPPPLPDFEWSALPDDHIQPQRGILRCNWLQALEATLDSAHVGFLHSRDGALRGSQGQRSESSFMRTYKTPRFEFEVRPYGFREAAIRDLPDDECYARIREVVLPNYSLIPRLPGHIGVTVISVPIDDENVIQWYLRFDLDRPIDTQAYLEFGTDSLDPDHFNSDMGDASNMWHQDRAAMKAGHWSGIVGRTNAYEDFVVQESMGPIVDRSREFLGAADVVIALARRLLLQAVKAHRDDRTVPFLGTESRLTALRALSATYPQGESWKCIDAFNPPEMAWASSG; encoded by the coding sequence ATGTTGAGCAAGGTGGACAACGAGCTGCTAACGCGCGTCGGTCCCGGTACGCCGATGGGCGAGATGATGCGCGAATACTGGTTTCCGGTCGTACGGTCGGCTAAGCTGGAACCCGGCGGCGCACCGGAACGGGTGCGACTGCTTGGCGAGAACTTCGTCGCATTCCGATCACCGGACGGCAGCGTCGGCTTCATCGACGAAGCGTGTCCGCATCGCTGCGCCTCGATGGCGCTCGCGCGGAACGAGGATGGTGGGCTGCGCTGCATCTTCCACGGGTGGAAGGTCGATGCGACAGGACGGGTTGCGGACTGTCCGACAGAGCCGGAGGCGCGTCGGGACCTGTTCGCCAGCAAGGTGCCGACACGCCGATACCATGCGCGCGAAATGGCAGGAATGCTGTGGGTCCATATCGGCCGACATGAAACACCGCCACCGCTGCCCGACTTCGAATGGTCGGCGCTGCCCGACGACCATATTCAGCCGCAGCGCGGCATACTCCGCTGCAACTGGCTTCAGGCGCTGGAGGCGACGCTCGATTCAGCACATGTGGGTTTCCTCCATTCGCGCGACGGCGCGTTGCGCGGGTCGCAGGGGCAGCGGTCCGAATCCAGCTTCATGCGGACGTACAAGACACCCCGCTTTGAGTTCGAAGTGCGGCCCTATGGCTTTCGCGAAGCGGCGATCCGCGATCTGCCCGACGATGAATGCTATGCGCGCATCCGCGAGGTTGTGTTGCCCAACTACTCGCTGATCCCGCGCCTGCCTGGGCATATCGGCGTGACCGTCATCTCCGTGCCGATCGATGACGAGAACGTGATCCAATGGTATCTGCGCTTCGATCTCGACAGGCCGATCGATACGCAAGCCTATCTCGAATTCGGCACCGATTCGCTTGATCCTGACCATTTCAATTCCGACATGGGGGACGCGAGCAACATGTGGCATCAGGACCGGGCCGCGATGAAGGCCGGGCACTGGAGCGGCATTGTCGGACGGACCAATGCCTATGAGGATTTCGTCGTCCAGGAATCGATGGGACCGATCGTCGATCGCAGCCGCGAATTCCTGGGCGCCGCCGACGTTGTGATCGCGCTGGCACGGCGCCTGTTGTTGCAGGCGGTGAAGGCGCACCGCGACGACAGGACGGTGCCGTTCCTGGGCACCGAGTCCCGATTGACCGCGCTGCGCGCGCTGTCGGCAACTTATCCTCAAGGCGAGAGCTGGAAGTGCATTGATGCGTTCAATCCGCCCGAAATGGCCTGGGCGAGTAGCGGCTGA
- a CDS encoding p-hydroxycinnamoyl CoA hydratase/lyase: protein MADDFSFETVKVDVEDGIAWVLLNRPAKRNAMSPTVNREMMQVLDMIELRDDIGVMVLSGEGEAFSAGMDLKEYFRETQNLSPVVQARYRRAATDWMWRRLMHYPKPTIAMVNGWCFGGAFTPLVACDLAIAADEATFGLSEINWGIIPAGNVTRAVAQVMNHRDSLWYIMTGEPFDGRKAAEMGLVNRSVPLAELRAATETLARTLLGKNPTVLRHAKSAFKFVESLDWDTSEAMLGAMAASSAAADPERGRAKGMAQFLDEKSYRPGLEGYRRIETA, encoded by the coding sequence ATGGCCGATGATTTCTCCTTTGAGACCGTGAAGGTCGATGTCGAAGACGGTATCGCCTGGGTCTTGCTGAACCGGCCGGCCAAGCGCAACGCGATGAGCCCGACCGTCAATCGTGAGATGATGCAGGTGCTCGATATGATTGAGCTGCGCGACGACATCGGCGTCATGGTGCTGTCAGGCGAGGGCGAAGCCTTTTCTGCCGGTATGGATCTGAAGGAATATTTCCGCGAAACGCAGAATTTGTCGCCCGTCGTTCAGGCGCGCTATCGTCGCGCCGCGACCGACTGGATGTGGCGCCGGCTGATGCATTATCCCAAACCGACCATCGCTATGGTCAACGGCTGGTGCTTCGGCGGTGCGTTCACGCCGCTAGTCGCGTGCGACCTGGCGATCGCCGCTGACGAAGCCACTTTCGGTTTGTCGGAAATCAACTGGGGCATCATCCCGGCCGGCAATGTCACGCGTGCCGTGGCGCAGGTAATGAATCACCGCGATTCACTCTGGTACATCATGACGGGCGAGCCGTTCGACGGGCGCAAGGCGGCGGAGATGGGCCTGGTCAACCGATCGGTTCCGCTCGCCGAACTGCGGGCCGCCACCGAGACGCTGGCGCGCACGCTGCTGGGCAAGAACCCGACCGTGCTGCGCCATGCCAAGTCGGCATTCAAGTTCGTCGAGAGCCTGGACTGGGACACGTCCGAAGCGATGCTCGGCGCGATGGCCGCGTCATCCGCCGCGGCCGATCCGGAGCGCGGGCGCGCCAAGGGCATGGCGCAATTCCTTGACGAGAAATCCTACCGCCCCGGCCTCGAAGGCTATCGTCGGATAGAGACCGCCTGA
- a CDS encoding MarR family transcriptional regulator — protein sequence MTRAHGITTSDYTMLSFLRRLEPCSAADLARAQKVTPQAVTQQVASLLVKGLVTRRESDENRRIAMLSMTSLGHTGLAEISAQARQIETEMLAGLSPKEQDVILDFLARSAAILERKGA from the coding sequence ATGACTCGCGCGCACGGCATAACGACGAGCGACTATACGATGTTGTCGTTCCTGCGCCGGCTCGAACCCTGCTCGGCGGCGGATCTGGCGCGTGCGCAGAAGGTGACGCCGCAAGCGGTGACGCAACAGGTTGCGTCATTGCTCGTCAAAGGGTTGGTGACCCGCCGCGAAAGCGACGAGAACCGTCGCATCGCTATGCTCTCCATGACGTCGCTCGGTCATACCGGCCTGGCGGAAATCAGCGCGCAGGCGCGACAGATCGAAACCGAAATGCTTGCCGGGCTGAGCCCCAAGGAACAGGACGTCATCCTCGATTTCCTTGCCCGCTCGGCCGCGATCCTCGAAAGAAAGGGAGCCTAG